The Actinomadura sp. WMMB 499 genome includes a window with the following:
- a CDS encoding LUD domain-containing protein → MTPPGTGPPDALAAAIAPGAPGATGGAGAPARPARFADAARPALADTRRRRNLGVAVAAARERTAAATAEPADWEELREAGRALRDAALLDLDTHLETLERAVTEAGGTVHWAADAAEARRVVTRLVRATGAREVLRAPSATLREAGVPGALARAGVTVRATGLGDLIVGLGEDAPSHLASPALHRDRAEVRELFLRALPGAPADLPDDPAALADAARAHLREHVAGGRVAVTGAAFLAADTGTAVLADSGGEGRVCVTLPDTLITVAGIDKVVPSWTDLEVLLQLLPRAASGDRAAPCVSAWTGVHPGDGPREFHLVLLDNGRTGALADEVGRAALRCIRCSACLNVCPVYERTGGGPYGPVYPGPVGAMLTPQLRGVESAANASLPFASTLCGACTDVCPVKIDIPEVLVHLRGVVVESRRARPVPTPELVLMRGLAWTMGDARRYRVAVRRGTRWARLLSRGGRIRRLPGLLGKWTEARDVPAPPAQSFRDWWGRR, encoded by the coding sequence GTGACGCCCCCCGGCACGGGGCCGCCGGACGCCCTGGCGGCGGCGATCGCGCCCGGCGCGCCCGGCGCGACGGGCGGTGCCGGCGCGCCGGCGCGGCCGGCGCGGTTCGCCGACGCGGCGCGGCCGGCGCTCGCCGACACCCGGCGGCGCCGCAACCTGGGCGTGGCGGTCGCCGCCGCCCGCGAGCGCACCGCCGCGGCCACCGCCGAGCCCGCCGACTGGGAGGAGCTGCGCGAGGCCGGCCGCGCCCTGCGGGACGCGGCGCTCCTCGACCTCGACACCCACCTGGAGACGCTCGAACGCGCGGTCACCGAGGCGGGTGGCACGGTCCACTGGGCCGCGGACGCCGCCGAGGCGCGCCGCGTCGTCACCCGGCTGGTCCGCGCCACCGGGGCCCGCGAGGTCCTGCGGGCGCCGTCGGCGACCCTTCGGGAGGCCGGCGTGCCCGGCGCGCTCGCCCGCGCGGGCGTCACCGTCCGCGCGACGGGCCTCGGCGACCTGATCGTCGGGCTGGGGGAGGACGCGCCGTCCCACCTGGCGTCCCCGGCGCTGCACCGCGACCGCGCCGAGGTCCGGGAGCTGTTCCTGCGGGCGCTGCCGGGCGCGCCGGCGGACCTGCCTGACGATCCGGCCGCCCTCGCCGACGCCGCCCGTGCCCATCTGCGCGAACACGTCGCGGGCGGCCGCGTCGCCGTCACCGGCGCGGCGTTCCTGGCGGCCGACACCGGCACGGCCGTGCTGGCGGACTCCGGCGGCGAGGGACGGGTGTGCGTCACCCTTCCGGACACGCTGATCACGGTCGCCGGCATCGACAAGGTCGTCCCGTCGTGGACCGATCTCGAGGTGCTCCTGCAGCTGCTGCCGCGCGCCGCGTCGGGCGACCGCGCGGCCCCGTGCGTGTCCGCCTGGACGGGCGTGCACCCCGGCGACGGGCCCCGCGAGTTCCACCTCGTCCTGCTCGACAACGGGCGCACCGGCGCGCTCGCCGACGAGGTCGGCCGCGCGGCGCTGCGCTGCATCCGCTGCTCGGCCTGCCTGAACGTGTGCCCGGTGTACGAGCGGACCGGCGGCGGCCCGTACGGCCCCGTCTACCCGGGACCGGTCGGCGCGATGCTCACCCCGCAGCTGCGCGGCGTCGAGAGCGCCGCGAACGCCTCGCTGCCCTTCGCGTCCACGCTCTGCGGCGCCTGCACCGACGTGTGCCCCGTGAAGATCGACATCCCGGAGGTCCTGGTGCACCTGCGCGGCGTGGTCGTGGAGTCGCGCCGCGCCCGTCCCGTCCCCACTCCCGAACTGGTGCTGATGCGGGGCCTGGCGTGGACGATGGGGGACGCCCGCCGGTACCGCGTCGCGGTCCGGCGCGGCACCCGCTGGGCGCGGCTGCTGTCGCGCGGCGGCCGGATCCGCCGGCTGCCCGGCCTGCTGGGCAAGTGGACCGAGGCCCGCGACGTGCCCGCGCCGCCCGCGCAGAGCTTCCGCGACTGGTGGGGGCGGCGGTGA
- a CDS encoding LUD domain-containing protein: MSSRDEILRRVRDALGGERGTARPVPRGYARRLTGAEAATRADVLALFTERVAENHAAVRHVAADDVGTAVAAALWGREAKRIVVPADLPFGWLAELEGVRALADAPALDLEALAAADGVVTGCAAAAASTGTVVLDGGRAQGRRALTLVPDYHLCVVHADQIAGTVPEVVARLDPARPLTWIGGPSATRDVESVRVPGPHGPRHLEILVVED, translated from the coding sequence GTGAGCTCCCGCGACGAGATCCTGCGCCGGGTCCGCGACGCCCTCGGCGGCGAGCGCGGCACGGCCCGGCCGGTGCCGCGCGGCTATGCCCGCCGGCTGACCGGCGCGGAGGCCGCGACCCGCGCGGACGTCCTCGCGCTGTTCACCGAGCGGGTGGCCGAGAACCACGCGGCCGTCCGGCACGTGGCCGCCGACGACGTCGGCACCGCGGTCGCCGCGGCGCTGTGGGGGCGGGAGGCGAAGCGGATCGTCGTCCCGGCCGACCTGCCGTTCGGGTGGCTGGCGGAGCTGGAGGGGGTCCGGGCGCTGGCCGACGCGCCCGCCCTCGACCTCGAGGCGCTCGCCGCCGCCGACGGCGTGGTCACCGGCTGCGCGGCGGCCGCCGCGAGCACCGGGACGGTCGTGCTGGACGGCGGCCGCGCGCAGGGCCGGCGTGCGCTCACCCTCGTGCCCGACTACCACCTGTGCGTCGTCCACGCCGACCAGATCGCCGGGACGGTCCCGGAGGTCGTCGCGCGCCTCGATCCGGCGCGCCCGCTGACCTGGATCGGCGGCCCGTCGGCCACCCGCGACGTCGAGTCGGTGCGGGTGCCGGGACCGCACGGCCCGCGGCACCTGGAGATCCTCGTCGTGGAGGACTGA
- a CDS encoding TetR/AcrR family transcriptional regulator, which yields MVRQPAINARNRAPLSIERIIEAALQIVDGQGLGRLTMRRLGDALEVEAMAIYHHLPRGKEQLLDGLVAHVAAAPVSADAPAGGAGDALRGWARGYRARLLEHAGVLPLVVTRRNPAALAATVASLREALRLGGVAEDAAAVVAHTLLGYVIGHAALEVRGTAEDGADRSVNWDARFDAGLDVVLGAAL from the coding sequence ATGGTCCGGCAACCTGCGATCAACGCGCGCAACCGCGCTCCGCTGTCCATCGAGCGCATCATCGAGGCCGCCCTGCAGATCGTGGACGGCCAAGGCCTCGGCCGCCTCACGATGCGCCGCCTCGGCGACGCGCTCGAGGTGGAGGCGATGGCGATCTACCACCACCTCCCCCGCGGCAAGGAGCAGCTCCTCGACGGCCTCGTCGCGCACGTCGCCGCCGCGCCCGTCTCGGCGGACGCCCCGGCCGGGGGAGCCGGGGACGCGCTGCGCGGCTGGGCGCGCGGCTACCGCGCCCGGCTGCTCGAGCACGCCGGCGTCCTCCCTCTCGTGGTGACGCGCCGCAATCCCGCGGCCCTGGCGGCGACGGTCGCGTCCCTGCGGGAGGCGCTGCGCCTCGGCGGCGTCGCCGAGGACGCGGCCGCCGTGGTCGCGCACACTCTCCTCGGGTACGTCATCGGGCACGCCGCGCTCGAGGTGCGCGGCACCGCCGAGGACGGCGCCGACCGCTCGGTGAACTGGGACGCCCGCTTCGACGCGGGCCTCGACGTCGTCCTCGGAGCCGCCCTGTAG
- a CDS encoding plectin: protein MEDRELEGDIAMPLGRRVSKDVAELHEADRRLAAEYAERLAAANEAERALRDAQGGTVAPAGLQELTVAFDVALTGALAAAEAAERAEMGPKAYVTDAQDAKAQRAAEIAARKAKATTAVRPWTDEVDRLRTAREAHRLSFRTRPTAAV from the coding sequence ATGGAAGACCGTGAGCTTGAGGGAGACATCGCCATGCCGCTGGGCCGCCGGGTGAGCAAGGACGTCGCGGAGCTGCACGAGGCCGACCGGCGGCTGGCCGCCGAGTACGCCGAGCGGCTCGCCGCGGCCAACGAGGCCGAGCGGGCGCTGCGCGATGCGCAGGGCGGTACCGTCGCGCCGGCCGGGCTGCAGGAGCTGACCGTCGCGTTCGACGTGGCGCTGACCGGGGCGCTCGCCGCCGCCGAGGCCGCCGAGCGCGCCGAGATGGGCCCGAAGGCGTACGTGACCGACGCGCAGGACGCGAAGGCCCAGCGGGCCGCCGAGATCGCGGCCCGCAAGGCGAAGGCGACGACGGCCGTCCGGCCGTGGACCGACGAGGTCGACCGGCTGCGCACCGCGCGCGAGGCGCACCGGCTGAGCTTCCGGACGCGGCCGACCGCCGCCGTCTGA
- a CDS encoding maleylpyruvate isomerase N-terminal domain-containing protein yields the protein MERTPPDRCRVLESYQDGVRAIREMADRAGDWNVPTPCSDWQLIDLAGHLRCVAENFLEYLQDAPDSRLAKLFAQEAATAVLIRQQARQNAAELAVLPPEPGPERIMAFGVSAGAYADLMPDMWDRTHLIYRGTKYTVGDHAGAACVEWHLHAWDMARAIGADYRPRDPDLLVSAWHWGVPHLPLATGEGWAGVLRASGRSPYWPEPDAAPDGRFAGTSGAPAAPAGRGRTGRQGPSRPRRVRSPRAPGAG from the coding sequence GTGGAGCGCACGCCGCCGGACCGGTGCCGCGTACTCGAGTCCTATCAGGACGGGGTGCGGGCGATCCGGGAGATGGCGGACCGGGCCGGCGACTGGAACGTCCCGACGCCGTGCTCGGACTGGCAGCTGATCGATCTCGCCGGCCACCTGCGGTGCGTCGCCGAGAACTTCCTGGAGTACCTGCAGGACGCGCCGGACAGCCGGCTCGCGAAGCTGTTCGCCCAGGAGGCCGCGACGGCCGTGCTGATCCGGCAGCAGGCGCGGCAGAACGCGGCCGAGCTGGCGGTGCTGCCGCCCGAGCCCGGCCCCGAGCGGATCATGGCGTTCGGGGTGTCGGCGGGTGCCTACGCCGACCTGATGCCCGACATGTGGGACCGCACCCATCTGATCTACCGGGGCACGAAGTACACCGTCGGCGACCACGCGGGCGCGGCGTGCGTGGAATGGCACCTGCACGCGTGGGACATGGCCCGCGCCATCGGCGCCGACTACCGCCCGCGCGACCCGGACCTGCTGGTGTCGGCGTGGCACTGGGGCGTCCCGCACCTGCCGCTGGCGACGGGGGAGGGCTGGGCGGGGGTGCTGCGCGCGTCCGGCCGCTCCCCGTACTGGCCGGAGCCCGACGCCGCCCCGGACGGCCGTTTCGCGGGGACGTCCGGGGCTCCGGCCGCGCCGGCGGGCCGGGGGCGGACGGGCCGCCAGGGGCCGTCGCGGCCCCGCCGGGTCCGCTCGCCGCGCGCGCCCGGGGCCGGGTGA
- a CDS encoding MFS transporter, with protein sequence MTALTDETSARPESARKGGRWIDHWDPEDEEFWNRTGRRVANRNLIFSIFTEHLGFCVWLLWSIAVLHLADNGTALSVGQTLWLTTLPNLVGALLRIPYTFGPAKFGGRNWTVISGLLLLIPCGLFVFAIANPGLPFWALLLIAATTGLGGGNFASSMSNIAHFYPTAKQGLPLGLNAAGGNVGVSVTQLTMPPLIVGFGLIAVGWVWMPLILVAALCAHLFMNNLSKASQSYTLAEMGRIAARPHTITMSVLYIATFGSFIGYSFSFGVLIGNQFPDITASHYIWLGALVGSAARPVGGWMADKLGGTVVTFWNFLAMGLGIVAVWAGVSTGSWGLFLGAFLWVFATTGIGNGSTYKMIPSIFRARAEASTATAEQGVRERAFELARREAAAAIGLISAVGALGGALIQQTFRISVERSGGIGPALIVLAVFYGFCLALTWAVYMRRGRVGPERVSLARAGV encoded by the coding sequence ATGACGGCACTGACCGACGAGACCTCCGCGCGGCCCGAATCCGCGCGGAAGGGCGGCCGGTGGATCGATCACTGGGATCCCGAGGACGAGGAGTTCTGGAACCGCACGGGGCGCAGGGTCGCGAACCGCAACCTGATCTTCTCGATCTTCACCGAGCACCTGGGGTTCTGCGTCTGGCTGCTGTGGAGCATCGCGGTCCTGCACCTGGCCGACAACGGCACGGCGCTGTCGGTGGGGCAGACCCTGTGGCTGACGACGCTGCCCAACCTCGTCGGCGCGCTGCTGCGGATCCCCTACACCTTCGGGCCGGCGAAGTTCGGCGGCCGCAACTGGACCGTGATCAGCGGGCTGCTGCTGCTGATCCCGTGCGGGCTGTTCGTGTTCGCGATCGCCAACCCCGGCCTGCCGTTCTGGGCGCTGCTGCTGATCGCGGCGACCACCGGCCTGGGCGGCGGCAACTTCGCGTCCTCGATGTCCAACATCGCGCACTTCTACCCCACGGCGAAGCAGGGGCTGCCCCTGGGGCTCAACGCCGCGGGCGGCAACGTGGGGGTGAGCGTCACGCAGCTGACGATGCCGCCGCTGATCGTGGGCTTCGGCCTGATCGCGGTCGGCTGGGTGTGGATGCCGCTGATCCTGGTCGCGGCGCTGTGCGCCCACCTGTTCATGAACAACCTGTCGAAGGCGAGCCAGTCCTACACTCTGGCGGAGATGGGACGGATCGCCGCCCGGCCGCACACGATCACCATGTCGGTGCTGTACATCGCGACGTTCGGGTCGTTCATCGGCTACTCGTTCTCCTTCGGGGTCCTGATCGGCAACCAGTTCCCCGACATCACCGCGTCCCACTACATCTGGCTCGGCGCCCTGGTCGGGTCGGCGGCGCGTCCGGTGGGCGGCTGGATGGCCGACAAGCTCGGCGGGACGGTCGTCACGTTCTGGAACTTCCTGGCGATGGGGCTGGGCATCGTCGCGGTCTGGGCCGGGGTGAGCACGGGGTCGTGGGGCCTGTTCCTCGGCGCGTTCCTGTGGGTCTTCGCGACCACCGGCATCGGGAACGGGTCGACCTACAAGATGATCCCGTCGATCTTCCGGGCGCGCGCCGAGGCGAGCACCGCCACGGCCGAGCAGGGGGTCCGGGAGCGCGCGTTCGAACTGGCCCGGCGGGAGGCGGCGGCGGCCATCGGCCTCATCTCCGCGGTCGGTGCCCTCGGCGGCGCGCTCATCCAGCAGACGTTCCGGATCTCGGTGGAGCGGAGCGGCGGGATCGGCCCCGCGCTGATCGTGCTGGCGGTGTTCTACGGTTTCTGCCTCGCGCTGACCTGGGCGGTGTACATGCGCCGGGGACGCGTCGGGCCGGAGCGCGTGAGCCTGGCGCGGGCCGGGGTGTGA
- a CDS encoding NUDIX hydrolase, with translation MPDLAYYASLPRSRGAAAALLLDDLGRVLLVKPTYSEGWFLPGGVIEADESPLAACLRECEEELGLVPHLDGLACVDWGSPRSDGVDSVNVFVFGGSITGAQADTIRLPPDELSDHVLVAPEKISELAPSHIARRMEPALRAMAQGRAVYLEDGREQPFGTPALGHR, from the coding sequence ATGCCCGACCTTGCGTACTACGCCTCACTGCCGCGTTCCCGCGGCGCGGCGGCGGCCCTGCTCCTCGACGACCTCGGGCGGGTCCTGCTGGTCAAGCCGACCTACAGCGAGGGCTGGTTCCTGCCCGGCGGGGTCATCGAGGCGGACGAGTCACCCCTGGCGGCCTGCCTGCGCGAATGCGAGGAGGAACTGGGCCTCGTCCCGCACCTGGACGGCCTCGCCTGCGTCGACTGGGGATCCCCGCGCTCCGACGGCGTCGACTCGGTCAACGTCTTCGTGTTCGGCGGCTCCATCACCGGCGCCCAGGCGGACACGATCCGGCTGCCGCCCGACGAACTGTCCGACCACGTCCTGGTCGCTCCGGAGAAGATCTCCGAACTGGCGCCCTCGCACATCGCCCGCCGGATGGAACCCGCCCTGCGCGCCATGGCGCAGGGCCGCGCCGTCTATCTCGAGGACGGCCGCGAGCAGCCGTTCGGCACCCCCGCCCTCGGGCACCGCTGA
- a CDS encoding molybdopterin oxidoreductase family protein: protein MIGTPTHCPYCALQCGMTLTPAAGASAAAAPVEVAPRDDVPANQGGLCRKGWTSAELLTVPDRLTVPLMRKSRDAPLEPCTWEEALDRVAGELRGLRDAHGPDSVAVFGGGSLTNEKAYTLGKFARIALGTSQIDYNGRYCMSSAAAASGRAFGMDRGLPGPVTDLAESGAVLLAGGNVAETMPPFMRHLTAMRDAGGALIVLDPRRTATARQADLHLQPLPGTDLALANGLLHLALAEGLADGDYIAARTTGFDAVRTAVNSYWPDRVERITGVPVPLMLEAVRLLAGVDRAHILTGRGAEQHANGTGTVSAFINLALALGLPGRPGSGYGCLTGQGNGQGGREHGQKADQLPGYRRIDDPAARAHVARVWGVEPDSLPGPGRSAYELLSALGGPAGPRALLLFGSNPVVSSPDAAAVEERLAALDLLVVADFVPSETAAHADVVLPSAQWAEESGTMTNLEGRVLRRNRALAPPDGVRSDLRILADLAERLAAPGEWPDDPEAVFAELRRASAGGPADYSGMDYGRIESEGGMFWPCPSPGHPGTPRPFLDRFPTPDGRARFVPVGHRGPAEEVDADYPVYLTTGRVLAQYQSGAQTRRVPALADAEPGPFVELHPDLAGRLEVEDGDTVRVRSRRGEALATARLTDAIRPDTVFMPFHWAGEGRANLLTNPALDPVSRMPEFKVCAVRLEPAPRPAAVSVF, encoded by the coding sequence ATGATCGGGACACCCACGCACTGCCCGTACTGCGCCCTGCAGTGCGGCATGACCCTCACTCCCGCCGCGGGCGCGTCCGCCGCCGCCGCTCCCGTCGAGGTGGCGCCGCGCGACGACGTCCCCGCGAACCAGGGCGGGCTGTGCCGGAAGGGCTGGACCTCCGCGGAGCTGCTCACCGTGCCCGACCGGCTCACGGTCCCGCTGATGCGCAAGAGCCGGGACGCGCCGCTGGAGCCGTGCACGTGGGAGGAGGCGCTCGACCGGGTGGCGGGGGAACTGCGCGGGCTGCGGGACGCGCACGGGCCCGACTCGGTCGCGGTGTTCGGCGGCGGATCACTGACGAACGAGAAGGCGTACACGCTCGGGAAGTTCGCCCGGATCGCGCTCGGCACGTCGCAGATCGACTACAACGGGCGCTATTGCATGTCCTCGGCCGCCGCGGCGTCCGGACGGGCGTTCGGCATGGACCGCGGCCTGCCCGGCCCCGTCACCGACCTCGCCGAATCCGGCGCGGTGCTGCTGGCGGGCGGGAACGTGGCCGAGACGATGCCGCCGTTCATGCGGCACCTCACCGCCATGCGCGACGCCGGCGGCGCCCTGATCGTGCTGGACCCGCGCCGCACCGCCACCGCCCGGCAGGCCGACCTGCACCTGCAGCCGCTCCCGGGCACCGATCTGGCCCTGGCCAACGGGCTGCTGCACCTGGCCCTGGCCGAGGGCCTGGCCGACGGCGACTACATCGCGGCCCGCACCACCGGGTTCGACGCCGTCCGCACCGCCGTCAACTCCTACTGGCCGGACCGGGTCGAGCGGATCACCGGCGTGCCCGTCCCGCTGATGCTCGAGGCCGTCCGGCTGCTCGCGGGCGTGGACCGCGCGCACATCCTGACCGGGCGGGGCGCCGAGCAGCACGCCAACGGCACCGGCACCGTCAGCGCGTTCATCAACCTTGCGCTGGCGCTCGGGCTGCCGGGCCGCCCCGGATCGGGGTACGGGTGCCTGACCGGGCAGGGCAACGGGCAGGGCGGCCGCGAGCACGGCCAGAAAGCCGACCAGCTCCCCGGCTACCGGCGGATCGACGACCCGGCGGCGCGCGCGCACGTCGCGCGGGTGTGGGGTGTCGAACCGGACTCCCTGCCCGGGCCCGGACGTTCCGCCTACGAACTGCTCTCGGCGCTCGGCGGACCGGCCGGGCCCCGCGCGCTGCTGCTGTTCGGGTCCAACCCGGTGGTGTCGTCCCCGGACGCCGCCGCCGTCGAGGAGCGCCTCGCTGCGCTCGACCTGCTGGTGGTCGCCGACTTCGTCCCGTCGGAGACGGCCGCGCACGCCGACGTGGTGCTGCCGTCGGCGCAGTGGGCGGAGGAGTCCGGCACGATGACGAACCTGGAGGGCCGGGTGCTGCGCCGCAACCGGGCGCTCGCACCGCCCGACGGCGTCCGCTCCGACCTGCGGATCCTCGCGGATCTGGCGGAGCGGCTGGCGGCGCCGGGGGAGTGGCCGGACGATCCGGAGGCGGTTTTCGCCGAGCTGCGCCGCGCGAGCGCCGGGGGACCCGCGGACTACTCCGGCATGGACTACGGTCGCATCGAGAGCGAGGGCGGGATGTTCTGGCCCTGCCCGTCACCCGGCCACCCCGGCACGCCGCGACCGTTCCTGGACCGGTTCCCGACCCCGGACGGGCGCGCGCGGTTCGTCCCGGTGGGGCATCGCGGCCCCGCCGAGGAGGTCGACGCCGACTACCCCGTGTACCTGACGACCGGGCGGGTCCTGGCCCAGTACCAGTCCGGCGCGCAGACCCGGCGCGTCCCGGCGCTGGCCGACGCCGAGCCCGGACCGTTCGTCGAGCTGCACCCGGACCTGGCCGGACGCCTGGAGGTCGAGGACGGCGACACGGTGCGGGTGCGCAGCCGCCGCGGCGAGGCGCTCGCCACCGCGCGGCTCACCGACGCGATCCGGCCCGACACGGTGTTCATGCCCTTCCACTGGGCCGGGGAGGGGCGCGCGAACCTGCTCACCAACCCGGCCCTCGACCCGGTGTCCAGGATGCCCGAGTTCAAGGTGTGCGCGGTGCGGCTGGAGCCCGCACCGCGCCCGGCCGCCGTGAGCGTCTTTTAA
- the nirD gene encoding nitrite reductase small subunit NirD, with product MSTTEATLAPEARAPQSVRPDLRWSDVCAYADLIPERGVCAMIGGTQVAVFRTFDGELYALSNLDPFSGAHVLSRGILGTRDGVPTVASPMYKQVFDLRTGVCLDDPRVALPAYRVRRAGGRVEVAVPDEHRR from the coding sequence ATGAGCACGACCGAAGCGACCCTCGCACCCGAGGCCCGCGCTCCCCAGTCCGTCCGGCCGGATCTTCGCTGGTCCGACGTGTGCGCCTACGCCGACCTCATCCCCGAGCGCGGCGTGTGCGCGATGATCGGGGGGACGCAGGTGGCGGTGTTCCGCACCTTCGACGGCGAGCTGTACGCGCTCTCGAACCTGGACCCGTTCAGCGGCGCCCACGTGCTGTCGCGCGGCATCCTCGGGACCCGCGACGGGGTCCCGACCGTCGCCTCGCCGATGTACAAGCAGGTGTTCGACCTGCGCACCGGCGTCTGCCTGGACGACCCGCGGGTGGCGCTGCCCGCCTACCGCGTCCGGCGCGCCGGCGGCCGGGTGGAGGTGGCGGTCCCCGATGAGCACCGTCGGTGA
- a CDS encoding uroporphyrinogen-III synthase — translation MSTVGDALAGFAVGVTAARRQEELAALLERHGARVVLAPAIRLVPLADDTGLLEATRACLTGPLDHVVVTTGIGFRAWLETADGWGMRDELVERLGKTGLVTRGPKARGAVRSAGLRERWSPESEGTAEVLRHLLAEGDLRGSRVAVQLYGEPQPELTGALRAAGAEVVEVPVYRWAPADDPTPLHRLVGQAVAGTVDAITFTSAPAVSTTLAAAAKDGLGEALLEAMRGPLVAACVGPITAGELTAHGVPTVQPERARLGALVRTLAADLPRRRARRLRVRGLALELRGHAVVLDGQLRPIAPAPMAILRALARRPGHVVSRAELSGALPGRPIRAADLAGTAGGPGIGAGVLARPQADEHAVEMAVARLRRGLGRPGIVETVVKRGYRLACDPRQSASPAVG, via the coding sequence ATGAGCACCGTCGGTGACGCGCTGGCCGGGTTCGCCGTCGGGGTGACCGCGGCCCGCCGCCAGGAGGAGCTCGCGGCGCTGCTCGAGCGGCACGGGGCCCGGGTGGTGCTCGCCCCGGCGATCCGGCTGGTCCCGCTCGCCGACGACACGGGGCTGCTGGAGGCGACCCGCGCGTGCCTGACCGGCCCGCTCGACCACGTCGTCGTCACCACCGGGATCGGCTTCCGCGCCTGGCTGGAGACCGCGGACGGGTGGGGGATGCGCGACGAGCTCGTCGAGCGTCTCGGGAAGACCGGCCTGGTGACGCGCGGGCCGAAGGCGCGCGGCGCCGTCCGCTCGGCGGGCCTGCGGGAACGGTGGTCGCCGGAGTCGGAGGGGACGGCCGAGGTCCTGCGGCACCTGCTGGCGGAGGGCGACCTGCGCGGCTCCCGCGTCGCCGTCCAGCTGTACGGCGAGCCGCAGCCCGAGCTGACCGGCGCGCTGCGGGCGGCGGGTGCCGAGGTCGTCGAGGTCCCGGTGTACCGGTGGGCGCCCGCCGACGACCCCACGCCGCTGCACCGGCTCGTCGGGCAGGCCGTCGCCGGGACGGTCGACGCGATCACCTTCACCAGCGCCCCGGCGGTCTCCACGACGCTGGCCGCGGCCGCGAAGGACGGGCTCGGCGAGGCGCTGCTGGAGGCCATGCGCGGCCCGCTGGTGGCGGCGTGCGTCGGCCCGATCACCGCCGGGGAGTTGACCGCCCACGGGGTGCCGACCGTCCAGCCCGAACGGGCCAGGCTCGGCGCGCTGGTGCGGACGCTGGCCGCCGACCTGCCCAGGCGGCGGGCCCGCCGGCTGCGGGTCCGCGGGCTGGCGCTGGAGCTGCGCGGGCACGCGGTCGTCCTGGACGGGCAGCTGCGCCCGATCGCGCCCGCCCCGATGGCGATCCTGCGGGCGCTGGCGCGGCGCCCGGGGCACGTGGTGTCCCGGGCCGAACTGTCGGGGGCGCTGCCGGGGCGGCCGATCCGCGCCGCCGACCTCGCGGGGACCGCCGGCGGGCCCGGCATCGGAGCGGGAGTGCTCGCCCGCCCGCAGGCCGACGAGCACGCGGTGGAGATGGCGGTCGCGCGGCTCCGGCGCGGCCTGGGCCGCCCCGGGATCGTGGAGACGGTGGTCAAGCGCGGCTACCGGCTCGCCTGCGACCCCCGCCAGAGCGCCTCGCCCGCCGTCGGCTGA